The Syntrophomonadaceae bacterium genome contains a region encoding:
- the spoIID gene encoding stage II sporulation protein D: protein MRRTLLVLLGIFFVAVILIPAAVIWLFSGPESRVRVETGEAAIRVYFHQTGQIKVMPLEEYLVGVVAGEMPAKFHLEALKAQAVASRTYALRRIMQRADVTNPRHPAADVCTDPTHCQAWMSRDEMKRRWGLWDYVRHREHIEQAVAKTANLVLTHQGRLIEPVFHANAGGRTENSEEVWQHGLPYLRSVNSPWDLQAPRAETVVSFSLHEADRLLGTSLAAQPAARLASSPREALRVTARSSTGRAREVIITGKKFTGTELRRMLGLRSTKFNWEIKGDRLVFTVRGHGHGVGMSQYGANGMAQAGKTFREILTHYYTGAEFSRYGQQR from the coding sequence GTATCTTTTTTGTGGCTGTCATCCTGATTCCGGCCGCCGTTATCTGGCTTTTTTCCGGGCCGGAAAGCCGGGTGCGGGTAGAAACCGGAGAAGCGGCCATCCGGGTTTATTTTCACCAAACCGGCCAGATCAAGGTGATGCCCCTGGAGGAATACCTGGTCGGCGTGGTGGCGGGAGAAATGCCGGCAAAATTCCATCTCGAAGCATTGAAGGCCCAGGCAGTGGCCTCCCGGACCTATGCCTTGAGGAGAATCATGCAGCGCGCCGACGTAACTAACCCCCGTCATCCTGCGGCAGATGTGTGTACCGATCCCACCCACTGCCAGGCCTGGATGTCCAGAGATGAGATGAAGCGGCGCTGGGGCCTCTGGGATTACGTCAGGCACAGAGAGCACATCGAGCAGGCTGTAGCCAAAACAGCTAACCTGGTCTTAACCCACCAGGGCAGGCTGATAGAGCCGGTGTTCCATGCCAATGCCGGCGGCAGAACCGAGAATTCCGAAGAAGTATGGCAGCATGGCCTGCCTTACCTGCGCAGCGTTAACTCTCCCTGGGACCTGCAGGCCCCCAGGGCGGAGACAGTTGTTTCTTTCAGCCTCCATGAGGCCGACCGGCTGTTAGGGACCTCCCTGGCTGCCCAGCCTGCGGCCAGGCTCGCCTCCTCCCCAAGGGAGGCCCTGCGGGTAACTGCCAGGAGCTCCACCGGACGGGCCAGGGAAGTTATAATTACCGGCAAGAAGTTTACCGGTACCGAGCTCAGGCGGATGCTCGGCCTCCGGTCAACCAAATTCAACTGGGAAATCAAGGGCGACCGCCTCGTCTTCACAGTGCGAGGCCATGGCCATGGGGTGGGCATGAGCCAGTACGGGGCCAACGGGATGGCCCAGGCGGGGAAAACCTTCCGGGAGATTCTTACCCACTACTATACCGGAGCAGAATTCAGCCGTTACGGGCAGCAGCGTTGA